The window GCTTGAGAAGATCCACATACATTCAGATTCTTGAACAGATAAGTGAAATTGTATATTGGCGGGATGATACAGATATTCTAGGTTACTTAATGTGAAGCGTGGCGAACAACTgaaatcaaataatacagaacAAATATTTGTCATGCTACCTATGGGATATCTCAATCTGCATTTCTTTGAAAATTAGCTCCTAACAAGTTAGAGTTTCAGATTTTAGACACAACAACTCCTCAATTCCAACTAGTTTGGGTCGACTGTATGAAAATCAGACAAGTCCAGGACTTCCAGCAGAACTATCTTGGTTGCACAACTGCAAGTGGAAGACAAGCTAGAAAATGACCCAATTTTAAAGCAATGCTCCTTAAAGCCTTAATGATGCCAAAATTCAAACTTATATTTAGATTTCTTCTCTTGACACATAAGTAAGCACAGGTTGGACTTCATACAAGGAAGACTGGGATGGGACTCTTCATTCACCAGAATAGAACTAGTTCCCAGTCGTCTAAAATATTGTATGTATGGCACATTGTTATTCTCAAATCTATCAGGCTACTCACAATAGCCGTACCAGTAAATAATCGATATAGCTGTTCATAGCTGGCCAGTTGATTTTATTACATTTTTCACAATAATATATAGACAAACAATTTGCCTTGATACAATGGGGTCCACACAAAATGAAACTTGCAGCATGTCGAGCTTCAAACAGGTTTAGAATCAAAATAACACACGCTCATACGCATAAAATACTCGGGACTGAAATAACCAGCAAAATTgatactcttttttttatttgttttttaaaattttttataatCCAGAAGAATAAATACCCTTACAACTAGCTTATAGATATGAACCTTATGCAATAGTAAACCAACAACTACTACAGCCCAGAATCAGATATCATTAGTTTACTCTTTCCATGTGTAAAGATTTAGGTAAACAATTTAGTAAATCAAGAGTGCATTTTTCCAGAGACATTGCAATACCCCTTTTTCTGGTAACTGGGGAATTCCTTTAGTTAATTTAAACCACATTTGCTGCATCGAATCGCAACTTATAACATCAATAAAGATGAAAAACACCCAAACATTGATGAAAACTACGCACAGACCAAGTTAATTGATGGAAGAATGAACAAATCAGCATttaccaaaaaggaaataaaatgcACAGTATCAACTACCCCAGCTTATAAAGTACCAGAGGAGAGAAACAATGGATCCAGATCAAACCAAAATCATTGCGAATCCAAGTCCAAAAAGAAATCCGCAATTAGATGCttgccaaataaaatccaaaataaaggaaaaaggggCTTACTGTTGAGTTCATCAAGCCAACGTTTGATATTCTCAAAAGTAGTCTTCCTACTAATATCATAAACAATGAGAGCCCCAACAGCACCTCTATAATAAGCAGAAGTGACTGCCCGAAAACGTTCTTGACCAGCTGTGTCCCAAACTTGGGCCTTAATTTCCTTGCCATCAATTTCCACTACTTGGGTTTGGAACTCAACTCCAATGGTGGCCTTAGAGTTATGGTCAAATTCATCACGGGCAAAACGGGACAGCAAGTTGGATTTGCCTACAGCAGAATCACCAATTACCACAATCTTGAAAAGGTACTCCTCTCCCACTTCTTCTTCCGCCATTTTGTTTGTCGGATGGAACACTAGTGATGCACGTTAATGATAGGACTAGAGTGGTAATGTACTATGGAGTAGTATTATAACATGTTTGGCccaacacaaaaataaaaaattaaaagcttattttgaaaagtattttttttaaatatttttttttcaaaagtatttttagtgagaaataatttatgtttgactaattaatttaaaaaatacttctGACCAACAATTAATATTTGATCAAACTTTAAAAAGTATTTctaagtttatttttttttttaaaactgcttctcaaaaaagtattTATGGGAAAACcaatttttttctgtttctctaaaactcaaaatcactttttttttttcaaaaatttggccaaacactttaattttgaaaaagttatttttttttaaaaaaaatactttttaactTGAAGAAGTTTGGATAAACACGGTATTAATGTGAAATGTGAACTTATTTATTATAGAGAGAGTGGAGAGAGAGAGGTGGGGGATAAATAAGGGCTTTACTATTATAAAGGAGGGTCATGGCACTATTGAATGaagaatttaaaaggaaaaggaaagtagaagacaaaaataaaaggaaagtgGAGGAAAAGTGGCGAGCTTTGAACGCGTGGACTTATGCAATGAGTGAAGTTAAGCATTGATACACTGCGCAAATGACGGTGGATTAAGGGGAACCCGTGTCTGGTCGCTGCTCACAAGTCACAACTCACGGATTCATATCTACACTAAATAATTGACGGCGTTTAGTATATTAAATTCGGTGTTTACCTTAAATTGCATAAAATTATCATTATTAGAAGGCATATTATTAAGGCGAGAGTACATACTAATCACCTATGGCTATCGTGCATATATAAAATGCGCTTCATATTGTAATTGATTAGGAATAAACACACATAGAGTGTGTATACAAATTTTTTCAGATCAAATTCATGGTATCTAGTGAAATTAGGCATTAATTTATTAGTTTTTGAAAGAGTAATTTACATATATGGAATTACACAATAAGTATAATGTATAATCAAATAATAATAGCATCATATAAAATGAGATAAAATAATGTTTCTTTTATGGTTTTAAACGCACGTCTAAGAAGAAGATAAAATGTTTCGATACTTTGTGCACATTTATCTAAAGAGTGAAATAACTGTGGTCTTGATTGAGTTATATCATTGTTCCACATGTGTTATTGTAAGGTTTTCCAAAAAGTATTATTCATAAAACATTTGCAGTACTTCTACCAATTATTGTAAATATTTGAATTGGATATTGAAATAGTACTTTCGTATGATATTACAACTAACCTTTGTCAAGCATGTCGGAAGGAGTTGAATTATATAGTTAGCCCAGATAAGTTGTATAAGGTTTCTAAAaatgttttataattttttgaaCTACGAGGCGGCAAAAGCACGATTTGTGAAAAGACGAAAGTTTGTTCCTCTGAAATCCAGATGGTTACTTTAGCTGCTTTCCAACTTCATAATTCGGTCCCATCAGtatcaaaaagggggagaaaatGAATGGATCATCAACCACCAGCTCCAATGGTAAGTGTCAACTTAATGATTAGATTTATTGACAATAAAAGTCGACCAAATTTGCAGTTGAGAAAATCAGCATCTTAGCCTTAAATTCACTAAGTGACACATAATTTCTTCTCAACAAACCGAACGAAATGACTGAAATTTGCTAAGTGCAACATTTGTTATGCCCAACTGCCCGttataactcaaaataataataaaaaaaataggatGCCAAAAAATTTTGTAACTTTAAAATCACTTTGATTTGTCACTCGAAAATTAAATTTGACAGAAAATACATTAATTCCGACCAGAAAAATAGGATGCCAAATTAGTTGAAATATTTATCTGGCTTTTAAATCAACAACACAAAATTGTGTGGAGattcttcttcccttttcttttataaattttCATCAGTTTTTTTAGGAAAATTATTACCTTTATTATGAATTTTCCAGGATATCGATATTGTTTCTCAGTCATCCTTAAAATGTcttttagttaatattttatctgttatgataaatatcatattatggtggatgtctactttTCCTCCATAATCTTCAtatcaaatgcttaatgacatattcaatgacatattttctatgttcaatgacatattccataacatattttattcacttttcatgactatataaaggtcttgtaatagataggaaaatacacacaattgaagaagaaaatctcttccttctctctatctccatttcttgttcatgttttactaaattgcttttatttccttgttccatattgttattttgagtaatatttcataacacgttatcaacacgagtCTCTCACCAATTTtatatatatctacaaaattTTGCCTACATCCGAAAAGATTGCAATTAGAAGCCATACATATCATCTCATGGTTAGATGTAAAAagaaactacatatggtaagtaatgaaacGTACGAAGGTATAATTATCTTTTACTTGTTATTTCTTTAATAtctcatatgcacacaacttcgtactaacacctgtattgcataagcatatattaatattatattttttatatcacatgaatggaataaaTTTTTTGAAGTTCTATAAGTGAAAATCATAGTACCAGTTAATTGTTAatatgatgcatgtcatggtaaccaaggatatgtTATATAAGTTGTCTTATGTATATTTGTGTGTTAACTATCTTCAATATGTCTTGTCGCTTTtgacattttcttttactttgatgaatattttctattttggatttttacacttgcatatagttaaaaaaaaaagaataaaaaaaattgggTCATACTGATTAGaagcataaatcatcttgaagaaaacaagaaatacttcacatctttatctaggttgattaattacttctttgaaatttggaaaacaaaccagctattgagaaaatatacttcataatttatgaTCATATCATTTGAAAGAAACAACGATTAGTATGACTACTAGAGGAGGTATTTTCGAGTATCCATGATCTACTTGATGTTTGCTATTGGCTTACCATTTtcaagtattttatatgaatgacgcataagctacaactggtaagttgttacctataatgacacttttcaggtaatataaatgctgaatttatgtattagtactatatatgtgttgttacctatatgttgtacttttgataaatttattcactaattgcttggttgaattgagtgaaggaaagtcatgACATTAAATCAAATCCAATTGGTAGGGTATAtcccgaaaacaacaatattttttagagaggcccaataaatattatgacaattATTTTATGATCCATTTAAATTCTAATAcaatttagaagaaatattctgatTACAAAAagttgtatttcatatagatgctacaaataattGATAAAGCTTTACactgatttgagatttgtacacttatttaagaaagcaaatttgatttgctaagttACAAATTAGCTGTGTACAACTttcttggcatgtgattgaaattaaggcttgagaatgaatctcaatattgtttagcctattatgctATTGATTAAGACATcgggatcaagtcctgatgctccataatgataagagttgggtttgagtcccaatttgTCATGGTCTAACATGCTTTTATTTTGGTAAGACATTGGATTTGAGTCTCActgtaccatattgatgatataatgatgactaaagaaaaataatatatttatcatgaaaagacatgaaaattgtcccacttgatttgctccattcttgaagtgaatgtgatagcagtgcataataagtttcaatgaagacaagtggttgaacaatgaacgtgagtgttccaaatatcaaaataataataatcatcactatgattataaaaggagaacaataagggttctcaaaatagtccttcaaaatgtgaaggcaatgcttaccatcaaattggtatgaaaataataaagcacatcgctgattatgatccattccttgaagagaatgtgacttgtgataagcattgagaatgcaaactcattcctaaagttgaatgtgacaatatgtgataaaagcaatgaataaagacatgcaattcatgattatatgaataccacacaactcacctctaagggaggtttgagtaaaataaagagaataaatattattgtgtggttacatgaatatgtcattggtcgcgtacatgtggtacgccaaatattattttgtcatgccttataaaagttattaaaggcaaagttaaagcaagaaatgattttgtttatgatgattttgaccatgacaatttattatgatgtAATTTTATCcatgaaggagacatttaccatatgaatggtatgataaaagatcttgtagtacaaaagttatTAAGAACTCtgaaaaactaatttgttactacccggatgaataaacttattcatgacattgatattgtaaagtctcaaaagaaactttttgagtttcaaatatataagtcaaagtaattggcatattgagactataa is drawn from Nicotiana tabacum cultivar K326 chromosome 22, ASM71507v2, whole genome shotgun sequence and contains these coding sequences:
- the LOC107778660 gene encoding ras-related protein RABA5b-like, encoding MAEEEVGEEYLFKIVVIGDSAVGKSNLLSRFARDEFDHNSKATIGVEFQTQVVEIDGKEIKAQVWDTAGQERFRAVTSAYYRGAVGALIVYDISRKTTFENIKRWLDELNTHCDTTVARMLVGNKCDLENIRDVSVEEGKSLAEEEGLFFIETSALDSTNVNTAFEIVIREIYKNLSRKVLNSDSYKAELSVNRVSLSNGTDMSKQNASCCSR